One genomic segment of Ferrimonas sp. YFM includes these proteins:
- a CDS encoding AMP-binding protein: MRLSIGQALMRDDSVSCVLTDEGSIDLDQLRIDIARVQSSVPAGISRVMLHSECSGVFLVRLLALLGLGVEVVLPANGQPDTLAKLATEHQLQMDDDWQPNAGQPEPLRWSQQGRLRLFTSGSSGDAKPVEKTLEQIEAELGALEQMFGAQLAGSTLIASVSHQHIYGLLFRVLWPFVSGRPFLAQTLLYPECIEGALLRHAPAVLVASPSVLERWDLDGRGVPRLAFSSGGPLARPAAVARAQAWGQGVVEIYGSTETGGIARRQASCAQPEPAWQPFPGVETRIEAQRLRLRSAFIDPQGWYLTDDLVEPTPEGFCLIGRADRTVKLAEKRVNLVAMERALESSVLVRKAALVMLPGRRAQLGAALELTAAGQQALADMGHRGLSEKLKLALIGEFERVTLPRRWRYRQQLPYNSQGKLPRTALLELFDVNQG, from the coding sequence ATGAGGTTAAGTATCGGTCAGGCACTGATGCGAGATGACAGTGTCAGCTGTGTGCTCACCGACGAGGGTAGCATTGATCTTGACCAGTTGCGCATCGACATCGCTCGGGTTCAGAGTTCTGTGCCGGCAGGGATAAGCCGGGTCATGCTGCACAGTGAGTGCAGCGGCGTTTTCCTGGTGCGCCTGCTCGCCCTGCTGGGTCTCGGCGTTGAGGTGGTGCTGCCCGCCAATGGTCAACCCGATACCCTGGCCAAACTGGCCACAGAACACCAGCTGCAGATGGACGATGACTGGCAGCCCAATGCTGGCCAGCCTGAGCCCCTTCGCTGGAGCCAGCAGGGCAGGCTGAGGCTGTTCACCTCCGGCAGCAGCGGGGATGCCAAGCCGGTGGAAAAGACCCTGGAGCAGATAGAAGCGGAGCTGGGCGCCCTTGAACAGATGTTTGGCGCTCAGTTGGCCGGCAGCACCCTGATCGCCAGTGTGTCGCACCAGCACATCTATGGCCTGCTGTTTCGTGTACTCTGGCCCTTTGTCAGCGGTCGTCCCTTTCTGGCTCAGACCCTGCTCTACCCTGAGTGCATAGAGGGCGCGCTGTTGCGCCACGCCCCTGCGGTTCTGGTGGCCAGCCCTTCGGTATTGGAGCGCTGGGATCTGGACGGACGCGGTGTGCCGCGCCTGGCCTTCAGCTCAGGGGGCCCCTTGGCCCGTCCGGCTGCCGTTGCCCGAGCCCAGGCCTGGGGACAAGGGGTGGTCGAGATCTATGGCAGCACCGAAACCGGGGGCATCGCCCGGCGTCAGGCTTCCTGCGCTCAACCAGAGCCTGCCTGGCAGCCCTTTCCCGGGGTGGAAACCCGGATTGAGGCCCAGCGGCTACGGCTTCGCTCCGCCTTCATTGATCCCCAGGGCTGGTACCTTACCGATGATCTGGTGGAGCCGACGCCAGAGGGGTTTTGCCTCATCGGCCGGGCAGACCGCACGGTCAAGTTGGCGGAGAAACGGGTCAATCTGGTGGCCATGGAGCGAGCCCTGGAGTCGTCCGTCCTGGTTCGCAAGGCGGCCCTGGTGATGCTGCCTGGTCGCCGTGCCCAGCTGGGGGCGGCGCTGGAGCTGACCGCCGCCGGTCAACAAGCCCTGGCAGACATGGGCCACCGGGGACTGTCAGAGAAACTGAAGCTGGCCCTGATCGGCGAGTTCGAACGGGTCACCCTGCCGAGACGTTGGCGCTATCGGCAACAACTGCCCTACAACAGTCAGGGCAAGTTGCCCAGGACCGCTTTATTGGAGCTTTTTGATGTTAACCAAGGTTGA
- the punR gene encoding DNA-binding transcriptional activator PunR: MFAKADLELLDCVARLGSFTAAAGQLHKVPSAISYRVRQMEGDLGVELFHRLPRRVELTEAGQHFIAEARAMLRQMEEVKAQTLRVASGWQQTLRLALDNVVKPHRITALIRDFYRHFDNAELVISMEVFNGVWDALADGRAEIAIGATSAIPVGGDFGYLDMGEIDWAFVMAAHHPLASAEHLNEEAIGHYPAISLEDSARTLPKRSNWQLPHQRRLMVPDWPNAIACFSEGLGLGCMPRHYAEPLIARGILVEKSLPTPRSPSHCCLAWRKDESNALLTWVLDYLGEDREQLNREWLN; this comes from the coding sequence ATGTTTGCCAAAGCCGATCTCGAACTGCTGGATTGTGTCGCCCGCCTGGGCAGTTTTACTGCGGCCGCCGGTCAACTTCACAAGGTGCCCTCCGCCATCAGCTACCGGGTGCGCCAAATGGAGGGAGATCTGGGGGTCGAACTCTTCCATCGTCTGCCTCGCCGGGTCGAGCTGACCGAAGCGGGCCAGCACTTCATCGCCGAGGCCAGGGCGATGCTCAGGCAGATGGAGGAGGTCAAAGCCCAGACCCTGAGGGTCGCCAGCGGTTGGCAGCAGACCCTGCGCCTGGCCCTGGACAACGTGGTCAAACCCCACAGAATCACCGCCCTGATTCGGGACTTCTACCGCCACTTCGACAACGCCGAACTGGTGATCAGCATGGAGGTGTTCAATGGCGTGTGGGATGCCCTGGCCGATGGCCGGGCGGAGATCGCCATTGGTGCCACCTCCGCCATTCCCGTGGGCGGAGACTTCGGCTATCTGGACATGGGCGAGATCGACTGGGCCTTTGTGATGGCGGCCCATCATCCCCTGGCCAGCGCAGAGCACCTCAATGAAGAGGCCATAGGCCACTACCCCGCCATCAGCCTGGAGGACAGTGCCCGTACCCTGCCAAAGCGCAGTAACTGGCAACTGCCTCACCAGCGCCGGCTGATGGTGCCCGACTGGCCCAACGCCATCGCCTGCTTCAGCGAGGGATTGGGCCTGGGCTGTATGCCCCGCCACTACGCCGAGCCGCTGATCGCCCGGGGCATCCTGGTGGAAAAAAGCCTGCCCACCCCACGCAGTCCCAGTCATTGCTGCCTGGCCTGGCGCAAGGATGAGTCCAACGCCCTGCTGACCTGGGTGCTGGATTATCTTGGGGAAGATAGAGAACAGCTGAACCGGGAATGGCTGAACTGA
- a CDS encoding alpha/beta hydrolase yields MRLMLLALLSMSLCGCGHRFFYSPKSADVMRIGPGIENYFLDSLSGNQLHLQLHTPSGAAKALVIHFHGNSGHLDETGEKAVWLVGQGYQVLLFDYSGFGLSSGKATRDVLAQDARSLLEHAVTRPGFRSLPKIILATSMGGAIALDGLSSSGLEQRFDLLVLDSSFDDYLLLAQDVVGTYPGGTLWRSLMPLVVDTDGAPMEQITALSHLPVVVSHCNQDRLIPAQRSIQLYGAVQTRKEFWLMPHCAHARTFTGEHPEHQHRLLLRFNQLTSPTLASPPSQLAGPPVPP; encoded by the coding sequence ATGCGATTAATGCTGCTTGCCCTGCTGTCGATGAGCCTTTGCGGTTGCGGCCATCGGTTCTTCTACTCACCCAAGAGTGCCGATGTAATGCGCATAGGCCCAGGCATAGAGAACTATTTCCTGGACTCCCTCTCCGGCAACCAGTTACACCTTCAGCTGCATACCCCCTCAGGCGCCGCCAAAGCGCTGGTGATTCACTTTCATGGCAACAGTGGCCATCTTGACGAAACCGGAGAAAAGGCGGTGTGGCTGGTGGGCCAGGGCTATCAGGTTCTGCTGTTTGATTACTCAGGCTTCGGGCTCTCCAGCGGCAAAGCCACAAGAGATGTGCTGGCCCAGGACGCCCGCTCTCTGCTCGAACACGCCGTAACCCGGCCGGGCTTTCGCTCTTTGCCCAAAATCATACTCGCCACCTCCATGGGAGGCGCCATCGCCCTGGATGGGCTCTCAAGTAGCGGATTGGAGCAGCGCTTTGACCTGCTGGTACTGGACAGTTCCTTCGATGACTACCTTCTGCTGGCTCAGGACGTGGTGGGCACTTACCCCGGCGGCACACTCTGGCGTAGCCTGATGCCCCTGGTGGTCGACACAGATGGCGCCCCAATGGAGCAGATCACCGCCTTAAGCCATCTGCCTGTGGTGGTCAGTCATTGCAACCAGGACCGACTCATTCCAGCGCAGCGTTCCATCCAGCTCTACGGCGCGGTACAAACCCGGAAAGAGTTCTGGCTGATGCCCCACTGCGCCCATGCCAGAACCTTTACCGGCGAACACCCGGAACATCAACACAGATTGCTGCTCAGATTCAATCAACTGACCTCTCCCACCTTAGCTTCGCCGCCCAGCCAGTTGGCCGGCCCGCCTGTGCCCCCTTAG
- a CDS encoding phosphopantetheine-binding protein — protein sequence MSELKLELKQLIIESLELEEITPEEIESDEPLFVEGLGLDSIDALELGVAIKKRYGVKLDPNAEDTRSHFASVTALANFIESQKKQESL from the coding sequence ATGAGCGAATTGAAACTGGAATTGAAACAACTGATCATCGAGTCCTTAGAACTTGAAGAGATCACCCCTGAAGAGATTGAATCTGACGAACCTCTGTTTGTTGAAGGCCTGGGACTGGACTCCATCGACGCCCTGGAGTTGGGCGTAGCCATCAAGAAACGATACGGTGTGAAGCTGGATCCCAACGCCGAGGATACCCGCTCTCACTTCGCCAGTGTCACTGCACTGGCCAACTTTATCGAATCACAGAAGAAACAGGAGTCCCTGTAA
- a CDS encoding beta-ketoacyl synthase chain length factor → MDLESLPEYPWKDEGDAPVVSVVPAMQRRRLTRLSKMALHVASFLDESHDLPSVFASQHGEVAHTMTMLNGIFAGEAPSPTKFSQSVHNSASGAYGIHFSNQAPSTSIAAGRDTLFSALVEARAMLEPGRDVLVIYVDVPLPERFRGTEEPAIALGIRLSLNGVRQLVAETTTDAPEPCDQPAWQLLSLLHKGEGESVVTQERQRVRWSLES, encoded by the coding sequence ATGGATCTGGAATCACTGCCTGAGTATCCCTGGAAAGATGAAGGTGACGCACCTGTTGTCAGTGTGGTGCCTGCGATGCAGCGCCGCAGGCTCACTCGTCTGTCCAAAATGGCGCTTCATGTTGCTTCCTTCCTGGACGAGTCTCACGACCTGCCTTCGGTGTTCGCCTCTCAGCATGGCGAGGTGGCCCATACGATGACCATGTTAAATGGCATCTTTGCTGGTGAAGCCCCATCACCCACCAAGTTCAGCCAGTCAGTGCACAACTCCGCCTCGGGTGCCTACGGCATCCATTTCTCAAATCAGGCACCTTCCACCTCTATTGCGGCAGGGCGCGACACCCTGTTTTCCGCTCTGGTAGAGGCCCGGGCCATGCTCGAGCCGGGGAGGGATGTGCTGGTCATCTATGTGGATGTGCCTCTGCCGGAGCGATTTCGCGGCACCGAGGAGCCGGCGATCGCCCTGGGCATCAGGCTCTCTCTGAACGGCGTGCGTCAATTGGTGGCCGAAACCACCACAGACGCTCCAGAGCCCTGCGATCAGCCTGCCTGGCAGCTATTAAGTCTGCTGCATAAGGGCGAAGGGGAGTCTGTGGTGACTCAGGAGCGCCAGCGTGTGCGCTGGAGCCTGGAGTCATGA
- the punC gene encoding purine nucleoside transporter PunC, producing MKTTKLEMVYLAALSMLGFVATDMYLPAFERMQDFFGSGPEAVALSLSVFLAGLAIGQLLWGAVSDRLGHRNALLAGLALFVLASVAIAYSHSIWQLLALRSMQAVGVSSAAVIWQAMVIAEKSDREAQRLFASIMPLVALTPALAPQLGVALIQWFDWQGIFIGLALMGLACLLVTLARPGRKPYASKGSVAADFALLLRRPGYLGNVLIYSFGSAAFFAFLTGLPKVMTEMGYGAADIAMVFLPQTLAFMAGGYLGKRLVERLGDEWVLKQLLVLFGFASLLLVVVSLLPIPVIWPLLAPFCLLAAANGALYPIAVNRALGQARECPATGAGLQNSIQISISFTASAAVALFASQAQEAIGIAIGLSCVGVMLGYVVSDARQRGQWTRPDPARVALDERE from the coding sequence GTGAAAACCACCAAACTGGAGATGGTCTACCTGGCGGCCCTGTCGATGCTGGGATTTGTCGCTACCGATATGTATCTGCCCGCCTTCGAGCGGATGCAGGATTTCTTCGGCAGCGGCCCGGAAGCGGTGGCGCTGTCCCTGTCGGTGTTTCTGGCGGGTCTGGCCATAGGTCAGCTCCTCTGGGGCGCGGTGTCAGATCGGTTGGGCCATCGTAATGCCCTGCTGGCGGGCCTGGCTCTGTTTGTATTGGCCTCTGTGGCCATCGCATACAGCCACAGCATCTGGCAGCTGCTTGCCCTGCGGTCTATGCAGGCGGTGGGCGTCTCCTCTGCCGCGGTCATCTGGCAGGCGATGGTGATCGCCGAGAAGAGTGACCGCGAAGCGCAGCGCCTGTTTGCCAGCATCATGCCCCTGGTGGCGCTGACCCCGGCCCTGGCACCCCAACTTGGGGTGGCCTTGATACAGTGGTTTGACTGGCAGGGGATATTCATCGGACTGGCCTTGATGGGACTGGCGTGCCTGTTGGTCACCCTTGCTCGTCCTGGCCGCAAGCCTTATGCCTCCAAAGGGAGCGTGGCGGCGGACTTTGCTCTGCTGCTGCGACGGCCAGGCTATCTGGGCAATGTGCTGATCTACAGCTTTGGCTCGGCCGCCTTCTTCGCGTTTCTGACCGGCCTGCCCAAGGTGATGACCGAAATGGGCTACGGCGCCGCTGACATCGCCATGGTGTTTCTGCCTCAGACCCTGGCTTTTATGGCCGGCGGTTATCTGGGCAAACGCCTGGTGGAGAGGTTGGGGGATGAATGGGTGCTGAAACAGCTGCTGGTGCTGTTTGGGTTTGCCTCCCTGCTGTTGGTGGTTGTGTCCTTGCTGCCTATCCCTGTCATCTGGCCGCTGTTGGCGCCTTTCTGCCTGCTGGCCGCCGCCAATGGCGCCCTCTATCCCATCGCGGTCAACCGTGCCCTGGGCCAGGCGAGGGAGTGCCCGGCGACGGGGGCGGGACTGCAGAACAGCATCCAGATCAGCATCAGTTTTACCGCCAGCGCGGCGGTGGCGCTCTTTGCCAGTCAGGCGCAGGAGGCGATCGGTATCGCCATTGGCTTGAGCTGTGTCGGGGTGATGCTCGGCTATGTGGTGTCTGATGCCAGGCAGCGCGGTCAGTGGACCAGGCCGGATCCGGCTCGGGTGGCCCTTGACGAGCGGGAGTAG
- a CDS encoding acyl carrier protein codes for MSRREQLLAELSAILIEEFEIDADDIQPDANLYEDLDLDSIDAVDLVIKLQQSSGVKIQPEEFKAVRTVNDVLDALEKLIPA; via the coding sequence ATGAGCCGCAGAGAGCAACTGCTTGCGGAACTGTCCGCCATCCTGATCGAAGAGTTTGAGATCGACGCCGATGACATTCAGCCGGACGCCAACCTCTACGAAGACCTGGACCTGGACAGCATCGATGCTGTTGACCTGGTCATCAAGCTGCAACAATCCTCAGGCGTAAAGATTCAGCCCGAGGAGTTCAAGGCCGTGAGAACCGTCAATGACGTTCTGGACGCCCTGGAAAAACTGATTCCCGCGTGA
- a CDS encoding lysophospholipid acyltransferase family protein, translating into MAQLYHLYRIVVTGLSFTLFGVGGLVTGLLFFPLLAMLPGQPMVKERRAQRCVHLMFRGFVRFMELLWVTRVQVDKPERLAQAKGCIIIANHPCLLDVVVMISVVPHTNCIVKQSLLRNPFMRWVIKAAGYIANDDPESVVRDAKERLERGDNLIVFPEGTRTTPDNPVSMQRGAARLILRNRAPVLPVTIRCTPTTLTKGTPWYHVAPRRFIIDLRVGEQVIYAPDPELPESLQVRQLTRRLEAGYNMELHPNERIETGIETTDHRVLRT; encoded by the coding sequence ATGGCGCAGCTCTATCATCTTTATCGCATTGTGGTGACTGGCCTGAGCTTCACCCTCTTCGGGGTGGGCGGACTGGTGACCGGTCTGCTGTTTTTCCCTCTGCTGGCGATGCTGCCCGGGCAGCCCATGGTAAAGGAGCGCCGGGCCCAGCGGTGCGTGCATCTGATGTTTCGTGGTTTTGTCCGCTTCATGGAGTTGTTGTGGGTGACCCGGGTCCAGGTGGATAAGCCAGAACGTCTGGCTCAGGCCAAGGGGTGCATCATTATTGCCAATCATCCCTGCCTGCTGGATGTGGTGGTAATGATCTCCGTGGTGCCTCACACCAACTGCATCGTCAAACAGTCCCTGCTGCGCAACCCGTTTATGCGCTGGGTGATCAAGGCGGCAGGCTACATTGCCAACGACGACCCTGAATCCGTGGTTCGGGACGCAAAAGAGCGTTTGGAGCGGGGTGACAACCTCATTGTGTTCCCAGAAGGCACCCGCACCACCCCCGACAATCCCGTGAGCATGCAGCGCGGGGCGGCAAGACTGATTTTACGTAACCGAGCGCCGGTGCTGCCGGTTACAATCCGTTGCACACCGACCACTTTGACTAAGGGAACACCTTGGTATCATGTGGCCCCCCGACGATTCATCATCGATCTCAGGGTGGGCGAACAGGTCATCTATGCCCCGGACCCAGAATTACCCGAGTCCCTCCAGGTACGGCAACTGACTCGTCGCCTGGAGGCTGGTTACAACATGGAGCTACACCCGAATGAGCGAATTGAAACTGGAATTGAAACAACTGATCATCGAGTCCTTAGAACTTGA
- a CDS encoding glycosyltransferase family 2 protein yields MTPCLLIPHYNHSKQLPPVLDSLEGHGIDCVLVDDGSTEEHRQALAAMICDRPWVKLVQRPQNGGKGAAVKTGLHWAFEQGYSHAIQVDADGQHDLGDLPELLALCQAHPQALITGIPRYDDSVPRHRYWARYLTHVWVWIETLSLELKDTMCGFRVYPLASVVEVLRSQKLGDRMDFDPEIMVRMHWQGVPFIQRPTKVIYPEQGLSHFRALQDNWLISKMHTRLVFGMLWRAPKLLLRKGRSRHWSKASERGAMWGLKTLLWLYRHGGRWLCQGFLPLLIGYFYLTGTQARSASRDFLYRVAKAKQGPQAPRPGHWQSYRHFLNFGQAALAKLDAWSGRLDVGPAQFPNRHLLVELFEQRRGAVILTAHFGNIEIFRAAAESQFKPRINVLALTSHAAKFNAILKELNPESQVELLQVDDLGVETAMLLQERVSNGELVIIAGDRTSASNFGRVHYAPFLGAPAPFSVGPYVLASVLECPVYLMLGLPTPELHMEKLSDSLKGPRKERQAQIGRCIDDYAARLEREVLKHPLHWFNFYDFWLRDDALQLDKD; encoded by the coding sequence ATGACGCCCTGCCTGCTGATCCCCCATTACAATCACAGCAAACAGCTGCCACCGGTGCTGGATTCCCTCGAGGGCCATGGCATCGACTGTGTGCTGGTGGACGACGGCTCGACCGAGGAACACCGTCAGGCGTTGGCGGCAATGATCTGCGACCGCCCCTGGGTCAAGCTGGTTCAGCGACCACAGAACGGCGGTAAAGGGGCCGCGGTCAAGACCGGCTTGCACTGGGCGTTCGAGCAGGGGTACAGCCACGCGATTCAGGTGGATGCCGATGGCCAGCACGACCTGGGCGATCTTCCGGAGTTGTTGGCGCTGTGCCAGGCTCATCCCCAGGCGCTGATCACCGGCATTCCCCGTTATGATGATTCAGTGCCTCGCCACCGCTATTGGGCCAGGTATCTGACCCATGTCTGGGTCTGGATCGAGACCCTGAGCCTGGAGCTCAAAGACACCATGTGCGGCTTCAGGGTCTACCCACTGGCTTCTGTGGTCGAGGTGCTGCGCAGCCAGAAGCTGGGGGACCGGATGGATTTCGATCCGGAGATCATGGTGCGCATGCACTGGCAGGGGGTTCCCTTTATTCAGCGCCCCACCAAGGTGATCTACCCGGAGCAGGGGCTGTCTCATTTCCGTGCCCTGCAAGACAACTGGCTGATCAGCAAGATGCATACCCGTCTGGTGTTTGGCATGCTGTGGCGCGCGCCCAAGTTGTTGCTGCGCAAAGGCCGCAGCCGCCACTGGAGCAAGGCCTCTGAGCGTGGCGCCATGTGGGGACTGAAGACTCTGCTGTGGCTCTATCGCCATGGTGGCCGCTGGCTGTGTCAGGGGTTTCTGCCCCTGCTGATTGGCTACTTTTACCTGACCGGGACTCAGGCCAGAAGCGCCTCCAGAGACTTCCTCTACCGCGTGGCCAAGGCCAAGCAGGGACCACAGGCACCCAGGCCGGGCCACTGGCAAAGCTACCGCCATTTCCTGAATTTCGGCCAGGCTGCCCTGGCCAAGCTGGACGCCTGGAGCGGAAGGCTGGATGTGGGGCCTGCTCAGTTCCCCAACCGACATCTGCTGGTGGAGCTGTTTGAGCAGCGCCGGGGAGCGGTGATTCTGACCGCCCATTTCGGCAATATCGAGATATTCCGGGCGGCGGCAGAGAGTCAGTTTAAACCCAGAATCAATGTGCTGGCCCTGACCAGTCATGCGGCCAAGTTCAACGCCATTCTCAAGGAGCTTAATCCGGAATCCCAGGTTGAGCTGCTTCAGGTGGACGATCTTGGTGTGGAGACCGCCATGCTGCTGCAGGAGCGGGTCTCCAACGGTGAGCTGGTGATCATCGCCGGCGATAGAACCTCGGCCAGCAACTTTGGCCGAGTCCACTATGCGCCCTTCCTCGGGGCGCCGGCACCCTTCTCGGTGGGGCCCTATGTGCTCGCGTCCGTGCTGGAGTGCCCGGTCTACCTGATGTTGGGGCTGCCCACCCCCGAGCTTCATATGGAGAAGCTGTCAGATTCGCTCAAGGGACCGAGAAAAGAGCGGCAGGCGCAGATTGGCCGCTGCATAGACGACTATGCCGCCCGACTGGAGCGTGAGGTGCTCAAGCACCCGCTCCACTGGTTCAACTTTTATGATTTCTGGCTGCGGGATGATGCCCTGCAGCTGGATAAGGATTGA
- a CDS encoding M1 family metallopeptidase — MSFRSLFLGLSLIATSALAADPLLVAGDKFRQLEELLPTPNSYRTASGAPGHQYWQQQADYHIDVTLDDANQSLSAKEIITYTNNSPDSLRYLWLQLDANRFRQDSMANRMRTVSVADEGDKANRIDMGSYRRELMTQVHPSGINLTQVSGKGGQPLKYTLVDTLMRVDLPTALKPGQSFELTIGWQYRIHEQKALGGRSGYEYFERDDNYLYEVAQWFPRMAVYSDAHGWHNKPFLRHGEFTLEFGDYEVNITVPADHVVTATGTLSNPEEVLTRTQRQRLEQAREADKPVYIITKEEALENEQRRSKGTKTWRFKADQVRDFAWASSRKFLWDAQGYKKGGTDTLAMSFYPEEATPLWDKYSTAAIVHTIDVYNSYSFDYPYPVAISVNGPVGGMEYPMLSFNGPRPEINKEDRSDRTWSRRTKYGLITVIIHEVGHNYFPMIVNSDERQWTWMDEGLNTFVQYLAQQAWEEEYPSKGGEPQEIISYMKSEGQVPIMTNSESILQFGNNAYAKPATALNILRETILGRDLFDFAFREYAERWKFKRPMPADFFRTMEDASGIDLDWFWRGWFYTTDHVDISIDRVRHFTVNTKDPDIESQWQRQQHQEKPETITELRNQGMPRFIDGKPEQQDFYNEHDQFTATNKDRNDYAEMLAKLEPFERELLQDDHNVYLLDFSNLGGLVMPIILELSYDDGSIEPLILPAEIWVKNAKKVTKMLVRPMEKRLISVVVDPHWQTADTNVDNNHYPRQILPSRLELFKEKKKKNMMQKYAEPLKEDAKENQ, encoded by the coding sequence GTGTCATTTCGCTCCCTTTTCCTGGGGCTGTCGCTGATCGCCACCTCAGCCCTGGCCGCCGACCCGCTGCTGGTCGCCGGTGACAAGTTCCGCCAGCTCGAAGAGCTGCTGCCCACCCCCAACAGCTACCGCACCGCCTCCGGCGCGCCTGGCCACCAGTACTGGCAACAGCAAGCGGATTACCACATCGACGTAACCCTAGACGACGCCAATCAGAGCCTGTCCGCCAAAGAGATTATCACCTACACCAACAACTCCCCGGACAGCCTGCGCTACCTGTGGCTGCAACTGGATGCCAACCGCTTCCGTCAGGATTCCATGGCCAACCGGATGCGCACCGTGTCTGTGGCCGACGAAGGGGACAAGGCCAATCGCATCGACATGGGCAGCTACCGCCGGGAACTGATGACCCAGGTGCACCCCTCTGGCATCAACCTGACCCAGGTCAGTGGCAAGGGTGGCCAGCCCCTGAAGTACACTCTGGTGGACACCCTGATGCGGGTGGATCTGCCCACCGCCCTCAAGCCCGGACAGAGCTTCGAGCTCACCATTGGCTGGCAATACCGCATCCACGAGCAGAAAGCGTTGGGCGGGCGTTCCGGCTATGAGTACTTCGAGCGGGATGACAACTACCTGTACGAAGTCGCCCAGTGGTTCCCCCGCATGGCGGTCTACAGCGACGCCCACGGCTGGCACAACAAACCCTTCCTGCGCCATGGCGAGTTCACCCTGGAGTTTGGCGACTATGAGGTGAACATCACCGTACCCGCCGACCATGTGGTCACCGCCACCGGTACTCTGAGCAACCCGGAAGAGGTGCTGACCCGCACCCAGCGCCAACGCCTGGAGCAGGCCAGAGAGGCGGACAAGCCGGTGTACATCATCACCAAAGAGGAAGCACTGGAGAACGAGCAGCGCCGCAGCAAGGGCACCAAGACCTGGCGCTTCAAGGCGGACCAGGTGCGTGATTTTGCCTGGGCCTCCTCCCGCAAATTCCTGTGGGATGCCCAAGGATACAAAAAGGGCGGCACCGACACCCTGGCCATGTCCTTCTACCCCGAGGAGGCCACGCCGCTGTGGGACAAGTACTCCACCGCCGCCATCGTCCACACCATCGACGTCTACAACAGCTACAGCTTCGACTACCCCTACCCGGTGGCGATCTCGGTCAACGGCCCCGTGGGCGGCATGGAGTACCCCATGCTCTCCTTCAACGGCCCTCGCCCTGAGATCAACAAGGAAGACCGCAGCGACCGCACCTGGTCCAGGCGCACCAAGTACGGCCTGATCACTGTGATCATCCATGAGGTGGGCCACAACTACTTCCCGATGATCGTTAACTCCGATGAACGCCAGTGGACCTGGATGGATGAGGGGCTCAACACCTTCGTTCAGTACCTGGCCCAACAGGCCTGGGAGGAGGAGTACCCCTCCAAGGGCGGTGAGCCCCAGGAGATCATTTCCTACATGAAGAGTGAGGGTCAGGTGCCGATCATGACCAACTCCGAGTCGATTCTGCAGTTTGGCAACAACGCCTATGCCAAGCCTGCCACCGCCCTGAACATCCTGCGGGAAACCATCCTGGGCCGTGATCTGTTCGATTTCGCCTTCCGGGAGTACGCCGAGCGCTGGAAGTTCAAGCGCCCGATGCCGGCGGACTTCTTCCGCACCATGGAAGACGCCTCCGGTATCGACCTGGACTGGTTCTGGCGGGGCTGGTTCTACACCACGGATCACGTCGACATCAGCATCGACCGGGTGCGCCATTTCACGGTGAACACCAAGGATCCGGACATCGAGTCCCAGTGGCAGCGCCAGCAGCATCAGGAGAAGCCGGAAACCATCACCGAGCTGCGCAACCAGGGGATGCCTCGCTTCATCGATGGCAAGCCCGAGCAGCAGGACTTCTACAACGAGCACGACCAGTTCACCGCCACCAATAAGGATCGCAACGACTACGCCGAGATGCTGGCCAAGCTGGAGCCCTTCGAGCGGGAGCTGTTGCAGGATGACCACAACGTCTACCTGCTGGACTTCTCCAACCTGGGTGGCCTGGTGATGCCGATCATCTTGGAACTCAGCTACGACGACGGCAGCATTGAGCCGCTCATCCTACCAGCAGAAATTTGGGTGAAAAAC
- a CDS encoding thioester dehydrase encodes MLTKVDPIWVAHAQDGPLHSFELTIPQDLDYFRGHFNGAPVLPGVVQLQWAIRKAQQTFQMAEYCARLDVVKFQHLQLPGQSVTLELERLDDTRVRFAYFSGDKRYSSGRIVFEAESA; translated from the coding sequence ATGTTAACCAAGGTTGACCCTATCTGGGTGGCCCATGCTCAGGACGGCCCTTTGCACAGCTTCGAGCTGACGATTCCACAAGACCTGGATTACTTTCGCGGTCATTTCAACGGTGCCCCGGTGTTGCCCGGGGTGGTGCAACTGCAGTGGGCGATCCGCAAGGCTCAGCAGACCTTCCAGATGGCGGAGTATTGTGCCCGCCTGGACGTGGTTAAATTCCAGCATCTGCAGTTGCCCGGACAGAGTGTCACTCTGGAGCTGGAACGGCTCGACGACACCCGGGTGCGTTTTGCCTATTTCAGTGGCGATAAACGCTATTCCAGCGGTCGCATCGTGTTTGAAGCGGAGAGTGCATGA